Within Paenibacillus sabinae T27, the genomic segment TCTGTATGTCATGCCGGTCGTAGTGATCGCGGTCAAGCTGCTGATCGATTTGTTTTTTCGGACCGATATGGGCCTCGCGCTGCGGGCGACAGGGGACAATTCGCGGATGATCCGCAGCTTTGGGGTGAATACGGACACCACGACGATACTCGGCATCAGCCTGTCCAACGGGCTGGTGGCGCTATCCGGTGCGTTCATCACCCAATATCAGGCCAATGCCGATTCCTCGATGGGCATCGGAATGATCGTCATCGGTCTGGCTTCCGTCATTATCGGGGAAGCGATTTTCGGGTCCGGCAAAGTGTTTCGCGCAACCCTCGCGGTTGTGCTCGGCTCGATCGTGTACCGTATCGTTGTCGCCTTGGCACTTAGGGTCGAATGGCTTGACGCCTCCGATCTGAAATTGATTACGGCGATTATCGTCATCATCGCGCTTGTGTTTCCGTCTCTTCAGCGCTTCCTCAAGCACAAAAACAGCGCCCGCAAACGTACGGCCGAACTGGTCGAGCAGGCGCTGATAGACAAGAAAGGAGGCGCGGCGAATGTTAAAGCTCGATAACGTATCCAAGCTGTTCAACCCGGGAACGCCGGATGAGAAGATTGCGCTGCTCGGCATTGATCTGGAGCTTCAGCCCGGGGATTTCGTCACCATAATCGGCAGCAACGGGGCAGGTAAATCAACGCTGATGAATATCATTTCCGGCGTAATGAAGCCCGATCTCGGTGAGGTCCTCATCGAAGGAAGCCCGATTAGTCAACTTCCCGAGCACCGGCGCAGCCATTGGATCGGCCGGGTCTTTCAGGACCCGATGGCCGGCACATCGCCGCGTATGACGATTGAAGAGAATTTGGCGATGGCATACAAGCGCGGCAAGCGCAGAGGTCTGTCCATCGGAGTTTCGGCCGCAAAGCGTACCATGTTCCGCGGGGAGCTGGAGCGGCTTGGTATCGGCCTGGAGAACCGTCTGCGTGCCAAGGTAGGGCTATTGTCCGGCGGAGAAAGACAGGCGCTCAGTCTGCTCATGGCTACGTTCACGAAGCCGGAAATCCTGCT encodes:
- a CDS encoding ABC transporter permease; its protein translation is MWQSMLGAVELGLLYAFLALGVYVTFRILDFPDLTVDGSFTTGGAIAAVMITHGYSPWLATAAALAGGLIAGLCTGLLHTKGKINGLLSGILMMIALYSINLRILGKPNVSIMGETTLLSSIDPLYVMPVVVIAVKLLIDLFFRTDMGLALRATGDNSRMIRSFGVNTDTTTILGISLSNGLVALSGAFITQYQANADSSMGIGMIVIGLASVIIGEAIFGSGKVFRATLAVVLGSIVYRIVVALALRVEWLDASDLKLITAIIVIIALVFPSLQRFLKHKNSARKRTAELVEQALIDKKGGAANVKAR
- a CDS encoding ABC transporter ATP-binding protein — its product is MLKLDNVSKLFNPGTPDEKIALLGIDLELQPGDFVTIIGSNGAGKSTLMNIISGVMKPDLGEVLIEGSPISQLPEHRRSHWIGRVFQDPMAGTSPRMTIEENLAMAYKRGKRRGLSIGVSAAKRTMFRGELERLGIGLENRLRAKVGLLSGGERQALSLLMATFTKPEILLLDEHTAALDPARAELITRLTESIVREMKLTTLMVTHNMEQAIRLGNRLIMMDKGQIILDIDESRKKDLTVERLLGEFERISGHKLADDRIVLG